The Mycolicibacterium aichiense region TCACATATCCCCCCGTGTGGCGCCTTTTGGCAAAGATCACTTGTCGTGTGGCTCGGCGAGAAGCCGTTGGCGCGCGACGGCGGCGAGATCGTTGAGGATCTGTACCTGGCCGCTGGACCAGTGCCGCGGGCGAGTGTCCCACGTGCAGAGCGTCCCCGCGACGTGACCGTTGCCGTCGATCAGCGGAATTCCGGCGTAGGCCAGCACCCCTTCCTTGACCGCTGGATGGTCCGCCAGTAGGGGATGCGCTCGGGTGTCGTCGACCACCAGCGGCTCACGGCTGGCGACGGTGAACTTGCAGATCGACATCTCGATCGGTCGCACCCGGGGCAGCGTTTCGTCACTCGCGTTGGTCCCGGCCAGCACCTGCCGGTCGGGGTAGACGATGGACACCGCGGCCATCGTCGTGCCCAGCGCCTCGGCGGTCAGAGCCGCCACCCGGTCCAGGGTCGCGCTGCGGTAGTCGTCGTGGTTGCCGAGTCGCTCCAGCGTCTCGAGGCGCTCGGGGTCCGACACGGCGTCGTCGACGATCGCGTCGACCGCGCTCTGCTCACCGGAAAGCTGGTCGACGACCGCTTGGACGGTCTGGTCGTGTTCAGGACCGACCAGACGCGCGATCACATGCCGGCCGGTCTGCCGGTCAACGCCGTGCCGAGGACCGGCCCCAGCGCCGCCCCCCGACTGAGAGGCCCCGTCACTCATGTCCCTCACGATAAGTCACCCCCGACGCCCAGGGGCGATCTCAGAAAGGTCCGCGTTCCGCGGAGAACCGTTCATGCCCCCGTCGTGCCCCCACCAGGGCTCGAACCTGGGACCTGCGGATTAAAAGTCCGTAGCTCTACCGACTGAGCTATAGGGGCGCGTCGCACACAATACTGCCTCCGGAGATGGCACTCGGTTTTGGGATTGCGGCTGTGGTGCCCTAAGCTAACGACGCTCTAACGTGCACTCGTTGTGAGTACCCCGAAGTGATTCGGTTCTGGCCCCCATCGTCTAGTGGCCTAGGACGCCGCCCTTTCACGGCGGTAGCACGGGTTCGAATCCCGTTGGGGGTACGCGTGACGACGGTATCGTCGGATGCAAGCAGTACGAGTAAGGCCCTGTGGCGCAGTTGGTTAGCGCGCCGCCCTGTCACGGCGGAGGTCGCGGGTTCGAGTCCCGTCAGGGTCGCCATGCATGTGGTGAGGCATTGGATTGGCACAGTGCCTTCCGGCCAGGTAGCTCAGTTGGTACGAGCGTCCGCCTGAAAAGCGGAAGGTCGCCGGTTCGATCCCGGCCCTGGCCACTCAGTCTTCTTGGGCCCGTTTCTGGGCTGTTTCACTCACCGCCCTGACGAGCCGCTCTACCGCGGCGCTTGCCGTATGTCTTACAGTAGACGCGACTTGAGCGAACCGGCCGAGCGTTGTCAGGAGGCGGCATGCCGCAAGCAGCGCTATCCCGACGTGCTCGCCCACGTCGATCGGATGGCCTCGGCGTGACGCGCTTCGTCGGCAAGCAGGCGATCGTCACCGGCGCCGGCTCGGGAATCGGCGCGGCACTGTGCCGGGCGCTGGCCGATGCCGGCGCGGACGTGCTGTGCACCGACATCGACGGCGCCGCCGCTGAGCGCACCGCCGCGTCGTTGAGCAAGCGGGGGACCGCGCTGCAGCTCGACGTGACCGACGCCGCCGCCGTCCAGCGGGTGGTCGATGGTGTCGTCGAGCGCGCGGGCCGAATCGATCTGCTGTTCAACAACGCAGGCATCACCTGGGGCGGCGATACCGAACTGCTCACCCTGGATCAGTGGAACAGCATCATCGACGTGAACATTCGCGGTGTCGTGCACGGGGTGCACGCGGCCTACCCGCAGATGGTCCGCCAGCAGGGCGGCCACATCATCAACACCGCATCGATGGCGGGTCTGGCCGCCGCAGGCAGGATCACCAGCTACGTGATGACAAAACACGCCGTCGTCGGCCTGTCGTTGGCACTGCGCACCGAGGCTGTGGGCCACGGGGTCGGTGTGCTGGCCATCTGCCCGACCGCGGTGGACACCCCGATCCTCGACAAAGGCTGGCTCGGCGACTTCAACGGCCGCGAGTTCTACCGGATGGGCCAGCGCAATGAGACTTTCTATAGCCCCGACCGGTTGGCCGCCGATACGCTGCGGGCCATCGAAGGCAACAAGGCCCTCCTGGTCGCACCTCGTCAGGCCCGCGCGGCATGGCTTTTCGCGCGTCTGGCACCCGGCTTGCTCAACCGGATGGCTGTGCGCTTCGTGGACCGACAACGCTCCGACGGAAGGCAGCCCACACCATGAGCGCCGCGACCGCGATCCCTCGCTATCCCACCGACGTCACCAGCGAGTGGCTGGCCGGCGTTCTGCGCAGTTCCGGGTCGGCGGCCGACGTCGATGCCGTTGAGGTGACGCCGGTGGGCACCGGTCAGACGGGCGCGACATTCCGCGTCACGGCCACCTACGCCGACAACCCGGACGACCTGCCGGGCAGCTTCATCCTGAAGCTGCCTGCCAACGACGACGCCGTACGGGACCGGGTGACGCTGGGCTACCGCAGCGAATGCGCGTTCTATCAGTCCGTCGCCGAGCTGGTGACCATCCCGATCCCGCAGTGCTACCACGTCGAGATCGCCGACGACGGAGCCAGTTACGCCCTGTTGCTGGCCGATCAGGCCCCGGCGGTCCAGGGTGATCAGATCACCGGCTGCGGTGTGCCTGAGGCCCGGCTGGCGGTGCGGGCCCTGGCCGGTCTGCACGGACCGACCTGGTGTGACGAACGTTGGCAGACCTTCCCCGGCCTGGCGATGTCGGTGGTCGGAGACGACGCCATCCGGGGGCTCGGCGACGTCTCGAAGATGGCGGCCGGCATCACCATCGACAAACTCGGGTCCAGGCTGGACGCGCAGGACGCCGAAACATTGGTGGCGGCAATGGATCTGGTGACGCCATGGCTGCTCAACGCGCCGGACCGGTTCGCGCTGCTGCACGGTGACTACCGGTTGGACAACCTGCTCTTCGACGGCGACCGGGTGAGCGTGGTCGACTGGCAGACCCTCGGTGTCGGGCTCGCGGGCCGCGACTTGGCGTACTTCACCGGGACCAGCCTGGAGCCGGCGCTGCGGGCCGAGGCCGAGAAGGAGCTCGTCGCCGAGTACCACCGGGCCCTGCTCGATACCGGGGTCGCCGACTACGACGCGGCCGCCTGCTGGCATGACTATCTTCTGGGCATGATCCAGGTTCCGCTGATCTCCGCGCTGGGGTGTGCGTTCGCGGTCGAAACCGAACGCGGCGACGACATGATGGCCGCGATGCTGCGGCGGGGCTGCGCGGCCATCCGCGACCTGGGCACACTAGAGCTGGTCACAAGCTAGGAGTACACGTTGGGCGAATCCATGCCGCGCACCGCCATCATCGGCGCGGGCGTCAGCGGGCTGACCTCGGGCAAAATGCTCAAGGACTATGGCGTGCCCTACACCACCTTCGAACTGTCCGACCGCATCGGCGGCAACTGGGCATTCGCCAACCCCAACGGATTGAGCAGCGCCTACCGGTCGCTGCACATCGACACCTCCAAACAGCGGTTGTCGTTCCGGGACTTTCCGATTCCCGAACACTTCCCGTCGTTCCCGCACCACAGCGACATCAAGAAGTATCTGGACTCCTACGCCGAGACCTTCGGTCTGGCGGAGAACATCGAGTTCAACAACGGCGTCGCGCATGCCGGCCTGAACTCCGACGGCCGCTGGGACATCACCGACCAGAAGGGCCAGACGCGGGAGTTCGATCTGCTGGTCGTCGGCAACGGTCACCACTGGGACGCGCGCTACCCGGACTTCCCCGGTGAATTCACCGGCGAGACAATCCATTCCCACCACTACATCG contains the following coding sequences:
- a CDS encoding GAF domain-containing protein, producing MSDGASQSGGGAGAGPRHGVDRQTGRHVIARLVGPEHDQTVQAVVDQLSGEQSAVDAIVDDAVSDPERLETLERLGNHDDYRSATLDRVAALTAEALGTTMAAVSIVYPDRQVLAGTNASDETLPRVRPIEMSICKFTVASREPLVVDDTRAHPLLADHPAVKEGVLAYAGIPLIDGNGHVAGTLCTWDTRPRHWSSGQVQILNDLAAVARQRLLAEPHDK
- a CDS encoding SDR family NAD(P)-dependent oxidoreductase, yielding MTRFVGKQAIVTGAGSGIGAALCRALADAGADVLCTDIDGAAAERTAASLSKRGTALQLDVTDAAAVQRVVDGVVERAGRIDLLFNNAGITWGGDTELLTLDQWNSIIDVNIRGVVHGVHAAYPQMVRQQGGHIINTASMAGLAAAGRITSYVMTKHAVVGLSLALRTEAVGHGVGVLAICPTAVDTPILDKGWLGDFNGREFYRMGQRNETFYSPDRLAADTLRAIEGNKALLVAPRQARAAWLFARLAPGLLNRMAVRFVDRQRSDGRQPTP
- a CDS encoding phosphotransferase family protein, producing the protein MSAATAIPRYPTDVTSEWLAGVLRSSGSAADVDAVEVTPVGTGQTGATFRVTATYADNPDDLPGSFILKLPANDDAVRDRVTLGYRSECAFYQSVAELVTIPIPQCYHVEIADDGASYALLLADQAPAVQGDQITGCGVPEARLAVRALAGLHGPTWCDERWQTFPGLAMSVVGDDAIRGLGDVSKMAAGITIDKLGSRLDAQDAETLVAAMDLVTPWLLNAPDRFALLHGDYRLDNLLFDGDRVSVVDWQTLGVGLAGRDLAYFTGTSLEPALRAEAEKELVAEYHRALLDTGVADYDAAACWHDYLLGMIQVPLISALGCAFAVETERGDDMMAAMLRRGCAAIRDLGTLELVTS